In the genome of Drosophila pseudoobscura strain MV-25-SWS-2005 chromosome 3, UCI_Dpse_MV25, whole genome shotgun sequence, one region contains:
- the Patronin gene encoding patronin isoform X9 — MDAAESQEIRQARQRASVKWLLSKAFNNRVPDNLKEPFYRDHENQERLKPQIIVELGNATLYCQTLSNLYSDPNYQSLNHWSIIQTLARKGVPVAESSDMPITETVLIQTNPLRINAHMSVIESLMVLYAKEISSGDRIMSAIRRISGSNYQTPPGQTYEQALLAWISHACAALKKRIIKEVETGLPDENGTRLQTPDIPPVRDFQDLCDGICLALLIAYYCPKVVPWTMVRINYLPAVEDSIHNILLVSNFSQKHLPYGVFHMTPEDVTFMRGSMKLNLVLLLTDLFNLFEIHPAKCVCYPGMDGQDVIARRTLGANEHGICHRRGLTMQPVMPIPDLRSDLDQPPVGSPSNRPPFQVPHSNSFSGGLNRRSTPPNEHQQQQHQQTVVQANSNHFDGNQGEAFVVHKSRGITTLSSMHSQQQQQHHHQQQHQQQQQFHQQQQSQLQQQLQQQQQQQQQEPLVPARLRQAKEKTNVESKADERGDFVAAGRPSNWEQSRRPSFAGRRSRRNSSSEDSQLTIENFGGSQDQLHTLGGRFDRDRERDRDRDRERKFSNTSIAEPAVAVRSSIADARGTLQLGYDTDSGSEKQDRETEKYSMRRQASVDNVPTVSAHNLSNASSPLPQARNKQHSSDKDYSHSVADTYNDARSSAYDPESTPVRKSSTSSMPASPAAWQLDVGDEDMRSLENATKLSTIRMKLEEKRRRIEQDKRKIEMALLRHQEKEDLESCPEVMKWETMSNESKRTPDMDPVDLDKYQVGEQSIAIMNMNLQDIQQDIHRLATQQSQMQAQHLQAQQLLQAQQIANMLNQQQQTYGSQQHLSDHHYQQQQRPMQQSFGSSPHLPQAYNAPVSAYSSRPPSRDPYQQQHQQQQPMAMPQPMQFVNEHGQYMSPPQPSHYQPQSIYSDNGAPYNNHSPHYGAAAPPQYRSSVVFDDYGQPTNHFYLHESSPQAQPQVHPQRRTWAHSAAAAAYEQQQQIQQPMVDVNAWQSQQQQQQHHQQQKKAQQPWMNRPPSSAGGAAQGSFMLHQNGGGGAGGGGGGGGELQHLFQVQASPQHSQRQLGGGANGVQRQQSLTNLRDNRSPKSQHQPQTMGMAMQQEDMMAPQSICFIGDEEDVDEVERNIIESMQATRISDFVLQQQQQQQHHQQQLQLQQQQQRLQGGRGSSSEDYDSGEMISNKLNITSGNLTYRIPSPSRPSIQANSFQDPRDSEDQPAEKGFYISFDDDQPKRPKPPLRAKRSPKKEALPLGGSSSSIRDRDSVDHQTLLKRESLSQLHNNNNNNGSEDGHKSAGANRHSIHGLNHSNSVKSPGNATYNKYTDEAPIQLRHLAVSGSDPFGHEPHPHPHPQPMQQQPMSPTRIQQSNNSAEAAKNKALVIGADATNLDPESVDEMERRKEKIMLLSLQRRQQQEEAKARKEIEASQKREKEREKEEERARKKEDQMARRAAILEQHRLKKAIEEAEREGKTLDRPDLHVKLQPQSSSATNPRLRQQRTTRPRPKTIHVDDASVDISEASSISSRGKKGSSSNLTGYGQLSSNSMKRDYYRGSQDSLTVKESPDDYPSTSSTPIGRRGSYKTSREPAAVERGRTLSRISVAKGSTLNFRGRKSNSLMNLCDTDSGLGRATPPRRAPSPGMGASGPKLYKQPAAKSNRGIILNAVEYCVFPGAVNREAKQKVLEKIARSEAKHFLVLFRDAGCQFRALYSYMPESGDQVTKLYGTGPSQVDEVMFDKFFKYNSGGKCFSQVHTKHLTVTIDAFTIHNSLWQGKRVQLPSKKDMALVI, encoded by the exons ATGGATGCCGCCGAATCACAGGAAATACGACAG GCTCGTCAACGCGCTTCCGTCAAGTGGCTGCTCTCGAAGGCCTTCAACAATCGCGTGCCGGACAACCTGAAGGAGCCCTTCTATCGCGACCATGAGAATCAGGAGCGCCTCAAGCCCCAGATCATTGTGGAGCTGGGCAACGCCACGCTGTACTGCCAGACGTTGTCCAATCTGTACTCAGATCCCAACTACCAAAGCTTGAATCACTGGTCAATAATACAGACGCTAGCGCGCAAGGGTGTCCCGGTGGCCGAGTCCTCGGACATGCCCATTACCGAAACGGTATTAATTCAAACGAATCCGTTGCGAATT AACGCCCACATGTCTGTGATAGAATCGCTGATGGTTTTGTATGCCAAGGAGATATCATCGGGTGACCGCATCATGTCGGCCATCAGAAG AATATCTGGCAGCAATTACCAGACGCCTCCTGGCCAAACGTATGAGCAAGCTCTGCTGGCTTGGATTTCGCATGCCTGCGCCGCTCTGAAGAAGCGCATCATCAAGGAGGTGGAGACAGGGCTGCCCGATGAGAAT GGCACGCGTCTGCAGACGCCGGACATACCGCCAGTGAGGGACTTCCAGGATCTGTGCGATGGCATCTGCCTGGCGCTGCTCATCGCCTACTACTGCCCCAAGGTGGTGCCCTGGACGATGGTGCGCATCAACTATCTGCCCGCTGTCGAGGACTCCATACACAATATCCTGCTCGTGAGCAATTTCTCACAGAAGCATCTGCCATATGGCGTCTTCCACATGACGCCCGAGGATGTGACCTTCATGAGGGG ATCGATGAAACTGAATCTGGTACTGCTGCTCACGGATCTGTTCAATCTGTTCGAGATACATCCGGCGAAGTGTGTCTGCTACCCGGGCATGGATGGTCAGG ATGTCATCGCCCGGCGCACCTTGGGCGCCAATGAGCACGGAATCTGCCACCGACGGGGCCTCACAATGCAGCCCGTTATGCCCATACCCGATCTCCGCAGCGATCTCGACCAGCCGCCCGTTGGCTCGCCCTCGAATCGGCCGCCATTTCAAG TTCCGCATTCGAATTCATTCAGCGGCGGCTTAAATCGCAGATCCACCCCGCCAAAcgaacaccaacaacaacaacaccaacagacGGTTGTTCAAGCAAATTCGAATCATTTCGATGGTAATCAAGGCGAAG CCTTCGTCGTGCACAAGTCGCGTGGCATCACCACACTCTCATCCATGcactcgcagcagcagcagcaacaccaccaccaacagcagcatcagcaacagcaacagttccaccagcagcagcagtcgcagctacagcaacagctacagcagcaacagcagcagcagcagcaggagccctTGGTTCCGGCTCGCTTGCGTCAGGCTAAAGAAAAGACCAATGTCGAGTCCAAGGCGGATGAGAGAG GCGATTTTGTCGCTGCGGGTCGACCAAGTAACTGGGAACAGAGCCGTCGGCCAAGCTTTGCAG GGCGCCGCTCGCGCAGGAACTCCTCCAGCGAGGACTCTCAGCTGACCATCGAGAACTTTGGCGGCTCCCAGGATCAGCTGCACACGCTGGGAGGCAGATTCGATCGGGATCGCGAACGGGAccgagacagggacagggagcgGAAGTTTTCCAACACCAGCATAG CTGAACCCGCTGTGGCCGTGCGCTCCTCCATTGCCGATGCCCGGGGCACGCTGCAGCTTGGCTACGACACGGATTCGGGCTCGGAGAAGCAGGACCGCGAGACGGAGAAGTATTCAATGCGTCGGCAGGCGAG TGTCGACAATGTGCCCACGGTGTCGGCTCACAATCTATCGAATGCGAGCAGCCCCTTGCCACAGGCACGGAACAAGCAACATTCCAGCGACAAAGACTACAGCCACAGCGTGGCGGACACCTACAACGACGCCCGCTCCAGTGCCTACGATCCGGAGAGCACCCCAGTGCGCAAGTCCTCCACCAGCAGCATGCCAGCGAGCCCCGCAGCCTGGCAGCTGGACGTGGGCGATGAGGACATGCGCTCGCTGGAGAACGCCACCAAGCTGTCCACCATACGCATGAAGCTGGAGGAGAAGCGTCGTCGCATTGAGCAGGACAAGCGGAAGATCGAAATGGCCCTGCTCAGGCACCAGGAGAAG GAGGATCTGGAATCTTGTCCGGAGGTTATGAAGTGGGAAACCATGAGCAATGAATCGAAGCGCACGCCGGACATGGATCCCGTTGACTTGGACAAGTACCAGGTGGGTGAG CAAAGCATCGCCATCATGAACATGAATCTGCAGGATATCCAGCAGGATATCCACCGCCTGGCCACGCAGCAGAGCCAGATGCAGGCCCAGCACCTGCAGGCGCAGCAGCTCCTGCAGGCCCAGCAAATAGCCAATATGCTGAACCAG cagcaacagacgTATGGGTCGCAGCAGCACCTGTCTGACCACcactaccagcagcagcagagacccATGCAGCAAAGCTTTGGCTCATCGCCGCATCTTCCGCAGGCCTACAATGCCCCAGTCAGTGCGTACAGCTCCCGTCCGCCCAGCCGCGATCCCtatcagcagcaacaccagcagcagcagcccatgGCCATGCCCCAGCCGATGCAGTTCGTCAATGAGCACGGCCAGTACATGTCGCCGCCGCAGCCCTCCCACTACCAGCCGCAGAGCATCTACAGCGACAATGGAGCGCCCTACAACAACCACTCGCCGCACTACGGAGCGGCTGCTCCTCCGCAGTACAGGAGCAGTGTGGTCTTCGATGACTATGGCCAGCCCACGAACCACTTCTACCTGCATGAGTCCTcgccacaggcacagccacaggtCCATCCCCAGCGCCGCACCTGGGCGCactcagcagcagccgccgcctacgagcagcagcagcagatacagCAGCCGATGGTGGATGTGAATGCGTGGCagtcacagcagcagcagcaacagcaccaccagcagcagaagaaggcccAGCAGCCCTGGATGAACAGGCCTCCCTCCAGCGCGGGAGGAGCGGCCCAGGGCAGCTTTATGCTGCACCAGAACGGGGGAGGAGGTGCTggaggtggtggcggcggcggaggcgagCTCCAGCATCTGTTCCAGGTGCAGGCCTCGCCGCAGCACTCGCAGCGCCAGTTGGGTGGGGGGGCCAACGGGGTGCAGAGACAGCAGTCACTGACCAATCTGCGCGACAATCGCTCGCCCAAGTCCCAGCACCAGCCGCAGACCATGGGCATGGCCATGCAGCAGGAGGACATGATGGCACCGCAGAGCATTTGCTTCATtggcgacgaggaggatgtGGACGAGGTGGAGCGCAACATCATCGAGTCCATGCAGGCCACACGCATCTCGGACTTTgtgcttcagcagcagcagcaacagcaacatcaccagcagcaactgcaactgcagcagcagcagcagcgtctgcAGGGCGGAAGGGGCAGTAGTTCGGAGGACTACGACAGCGGCGAGATGATTTCCAACAAGCTGAACATCACCAGCGGAAATCTCACCTACCGCATACCTTCGCCCTCGCGCCCCTCCATTCAGGCCAACAGTTTCCAGGACCCGCGCGACAGCGAGGATCAGCCGGCCGAGAAGGGCTTCTACATCTCCTTCGACGACGACCAGCCCAAGCGTCCAAAGCCGCCGCTGCGCGCCAAGCGCTCGCCCAAGAAGGAGGCCCTGCCGTtgggcggcagcagcagcagcatccgggacagggacagcgTGGACCACCAGACTCTTCTCAAACGGGAGTCCCTAAGTCAACtgcacaacaacaataacaacaacggCAGCGAGGATGGCCACAAGTCAGCAGGGGCCAACAGGCACAGCATCCACGGCCTCAACCACTCCAACAGTGTCAAATCGCCCGGTAATGCCACCTACAACAAGTACACGGACGAGGCGCCCATCCAACTACGCCATCTGGCCGTATCGGGCTCGGATCCATTTGGCCATgagccacacccacatccacacccacagcccatgcagcagcagcccatgTCACCCACGCGAATCCAGCAGAGCAACAACAGTGCCGAGGCGGCCAAGAACAAGGCGCTGGTGATTGGAGCCGACGCCACCAACCTAGATCCG GAGTCTGTGGATGAAATGGAGCGACGAAAAGAGAAGATCATGCTGCTGTCCCTGCAGCGGcgtcagcagcaggaggaggccaaGGCACGCAAGGAGATAGAGGCCTCGCAGAAGCGGGAAAAGGAgcgggagaaggaggaggagcgcgcACGCAAGAAGGAGGATCAAATGGCGCGACGAGCGGCCATATTGGAACAGCATAGACTCAAGAAAGCCATCGAAGAGGCCGAAAGAGAG GGTAAAACCCTGGATCGGCCCGATCTGCATGTGAAACTGCAACCCCAGTCATCTAGTGCAACGAATCCGCGACTCCGGCAGCAGCGCACGACACGTCCCAGGCCCAAGACCATTCATGTGGACGATGCCAGTGTGGACATCAGTGAGGCTTCGAGCATCTCTAGTCGGGGCAAGAAGGGCTCCAGCTCGAATCTAACCG GCTACGGTCAACTAAGCTCAAATTCAATGAAAAGAGATTATTACAGGGGCTCGCAAGACTCCCTCACAGTGAAAG AGTCACCCGATGATTATCCCAGTACAAGTTCAACTCCGATTGGGCGACGGGGATCCTATAAAACTTCCAGAG AGCCAGCAGCCGTCGAGCGGGGCCGCACTCTGTCGCGTATCTCCGTCGCTAAGGGGAGCACACTTAATTTCCGGGGCCGAAAGTCCAATTCGCTAATGAATCTGTGCG ACACAGATTCGGGACTGGGACGCGCCACACCGCCGAGGCGCGCACCCTCGCCTGGAATGGGCGCTTCAG GTCCAAAACTCTACAAGCAACCAGCGGCCAAATCCAATCGCGGCATTATACTGAATGCCGTCGAATACTGCGTCTTTCCGGGCGCCGTCAACCGTGAGGCCAAACAGAAAGTGCTCGAGAAGATAGCACGCTCGGAGGCGAAACACTTCCTAGTACTCTTCCGCGATGCGGGCTGCCAGTTCCGCGCCCTCTACAGCTACATGCCCGAGTCCGGGGACCAGGTGACCAAGCTGTACGGCACCGGACCTAGTCAAGTAGACGAAGTCATGTTCGATAAGTTCTTCAA ATACAACTCAGGGGGCAAGTGCTTCTCGCAAGTGCACACCAAGCATCTGACCGTCACCATCGACGCCTTCACAATACACAACTCGCTCTGGCAGGGCAAGCGGGTGCAGTTGCCCAGCAAAAAGGACATGGCGCTTGTGATCTAA
- the Patronin gene encoding patronin isoform X3, translating into MDAAESQEIRQARQRASVKWLLSKAFNNRVPDNLKEPFYRDHENQERLKPQIIVELGNATLYCQTLSNLYSDPNYQSLNHWSIIQTLARKGVPVAESSDMPITETVLIQTNPLRINAHMSVIESLMVLYAKEISSGDRIMSAIRRISGSNYQTPPGQTYEQALLAWISHACAALKKRIIKEVETGLPDENGTRLQTPDIPPVRDFQDLCDGICLALLIAYYCPKVVPWTMVRINYLPAVEDSIHNILLVSNFSQKHLPYGVFHMTPEDVTFMRGSMKLNLVLLLTDLFNLFEIHPAKCVCYPGMDGQDVIARRTLGANEHGICHRRGLTMQPVMPIPDLRSDLDQPPVGSPSNRPPFQVPHSNSFSGGLNRRSTPPNEHQQQQHQQTVVQANSNHFDGNQGEAFVVHKSRGITTLSSMHSQQQQQHHHQQQHQQQQQFHQQQQSQLQQQLQQQQQQQQQEPLVPARLRQAKEKTNVESKADERGDFVAAGRPSNWEQSRRPSFAGRRSRRNSSSEDSQLTIENFGGSQDQLHTLGGRFDRDRERDRDRDRERKFSNTSIAEPAVAVRSSIADARGTLQLGYDTDSGSEKQDRETEKYSMRRQASVDNVPTVSAHNLSNASSPLPQARNKQHSSDKDYSHSVADTYNDARSSAYDPESTPVRKSSTSSMPASPAAWQLDVGDEDMRSLENATKLSTIRMKLEEKRRRIEQDKRKIEMALLRHQEKEDLESCPEVMKWETMSNESKRTPDMDPVDLDKYQVGEQSIAIMNMNLQDIQQDIHRLATQQSQMQAQHLQAQQLLQAQQIANMLNQQQQTYGSQQHLSDHHYQQQQRPMQQSFGSSPHLPQAYNAPVSAYSSRPPSRDPYQQQHQQQQPMAMPQPMQFVNEHGQYMSPPQPSHYQPQSIYSDNGAPYNNHSPHYGAAAPPQYRSSVVFDDYGQPTNHFYLHESSPQAQPQVHPQRRTWAHSAAAAAYEQQQQIQQPMVDVNAWQSQQQQQQHHQQQKKAQQPWMNRPPSSAGGAAQGSFMLHQNGGGGAGGGGGGGGELQHLFQVQASPQHSQRQLGGGANGVQRQQSLTNLRDNRSPKSQHQPQTMGMAMQQEDMMAPQSICFIGDEEDVDEVERNIIESMQATRISDFVLQQQQQQQHHQQQLQLQQQQQRLQGGRGSSSEDYDSGEMISNKLNITSGNLTYRIPSPSRPSIQANSFQDPRDSEDQPAEKGFYISFDDDQPKRPKPPLRAKRSPKKEALPLGGSSSSIRDRDSVDHQTLLKRESLSQLHNNNNNNGSEDGHKSAGANRHSIHGLNHSNSVKSPGNATYNKYTDEAPIQLRHLAVSGSDPFGHEPHPHPHPQPMQQQPMSPTRIQQSNNSAEAAKNKALVIGADATNLDPESVDEMERRKEKIMLLSLQRRQQQEEAKARKEIEASQKREKEREKEEERARKKEDQMARRAAILEQHRLKKAIEEAEREGKTLDRPDLHVKLQPQSSSATNPRLRQQRTTRPRPKTIHVDDASVDISEASSISSRGKKGSSSNLTGYGQLSSNSMKRDYYRGSQDSLTVKESPDDYPSTSSTPIGRRGSYKTSREPAAVERGRTLSRISVAKGSTLNFRGRKSNSLMNLCDSGLGRATPPRRAPSPGMGASGRHMPSPSGPGSLPPGLISKRRGFDDGSSDFSLTPNFNMEYSGPKLYKQPAAKSNRGIILNAVEYCVFPGAVNREAKQKVLEKIARSEAKHFLVLFRDAGCQFRALYSYMPESGDQVTKLYGTGPSQVDEVMFDKFFKYNSGGKCFSQVHTKHLTVTIDAFTIHNSLWQGKRVQLPSKKDMALVI; encoded by the exons ATGGATGCCGCCGAATCACAGGAAATACGACAG GCTCGTCAACGCGCTTCCGTCAAGTGGCTGCTCTCGAAGGCCTTCAACAATCGCGTGCCGGACAACCTGAAGGAGCCCTTCTATCGCGACCATGAGAATCAGGAGCGCCTCAAGCCCCAGATCATTGTGGAGCTGGGCAACGCCACGCTGTACTGCCAGACGTTGTCCAATCTGTACTCAGATCCCAACTACCAAAGCTTGAATCACTGGTCAATAATACAGACGCTAGCGCGCAAGGGTGTCCCGGTGGCCGAGTCCTCGGACATGCCCATTACCGAAACGGTATTAATTCAAACGAATCCGTTGCGAATT AACGCCCACATGTCTGTGATAGAATCGCTGATGGTTTTGTATGCCAAGGAGATATCATCGGGTGACCGCATCATGTCGGCCATCAGAAG AATATCTGGCAGCAATTACCAGACGCCTCCTGGCCAAACGTATGAGCAAGCTCTGCTGGCTTGGATTTCGCATGCCTGCGCCGCTCTGAAGAAGCGCATCATCAAGGAGGTGGAGACAGGGCTGCCCGATGAGAAT GGCACGCGTCTGCAGACGCCGGACATACCGCCAGTGAGGGACTTCCAGGATCTGTGCGATGGCATCTGCCTGGCGCTGCTCATCGCCTACTACTGCCCCAAGGTGGTGCCCTGGACGATGGTGCGCATCAACTATCTGCCCGCTGTCGAGGACTCCATACACAATATCCTGCTCGTGAGCAATTTCTCACAGAAGCATCTGCCATATGGCGTCTTCCACATGACGCCCGAGGATGTGACCTTCATGAGGGG ATCGATGAAACTGAATCTGGTACTGCTGCTCACGGATCTGTTCAATCTGTTCGAGATACATCCGGCGAAGTGTGTCTGCTACCCGGGCATGGATGGTCAGG ATGTCATCGCCCGGCGCACCTTGGGCGCCAATGAGCACGGAATCTGCCACCGACGGGGCCTCACAATGCAGCCCGTTATGCCCATACCCGATCTCCGCAGCGATCTCGACCAGCCGCCCGTTGGCTCGCCCTCGAATCGGCCGCCATTTCAAG TTCCGCATTCGAATTCATTCAGCGGCGGCTTAAATCGCAGATCCACCCCGCCAAAcgaacaccaacaacaacaacaccaacagacGGTTGTTCAAGCAAATTCGAATCATTTCGATGGTAATCAAGGCGAAG CCTTCGTCGTGCACAAGTCGCGTGGCATCACCACACTCTCATCCATGcactcgcagcagcagcagcaacaccaccaccaacagcagcatcagcaacagcaacagttccaccagcagcagcagtcgcagctacagcaacagctacagcagcaacagcagcagcagcagcaggagccctTGGTTCCGGCTCGCTTGCGTCAGGCTAAAGAAAAGACCAATGTCGAGTCCAAGGCGGATGAGAGAG GCGATTTTGTCGCTGCGGGTCGACCAAGTAACTGGGAACAGAGCCGTCGGCCAAGCTTTGCAG GGCGCCGCTCGCGCAGGAACTCCTCCAGCGAGGACTCTCAGCTGACCATCGAGAACTTTGGCGGCTCCCAGGATCAGCTGCACACGCTGGGAGGCAGATTCGATCGGGATCGCGAACGGGAccgagacagggacagggagcgGAAGTTTTCCAACACCAGCATAG CTGAACCCGCTGTGGCCGTGCGCTCCTCCATTGCCGATGCCCGGGGCACGCTGCAGCTTGGCTACGACACGGATTCGGGCTCGGAGAAGCAGGACCGCGAGACGGAGAAGTATTCAATGCGTCGGCAGGCGAG TGTCGACAATGTGCCCACGGTGTCGGCTCACAATCTATCGAATGCGAGCAGCCCCTTGCCACAGGCACGGAACAAGCAACATTCCAGCGACAAAGACTACAGCCACAGCGTGGCGGACACCTACAACGACGCCCGCTCCAGTGCCTACGATCCGGAGAGCACCCCAGTGCGCAAGTCCTCCACCAGCAGCATGCCAGCGAGCCCCGCAGCCTGGCAGCTGGACGTGGGCGATGAGGACATGCGCTCGCTGGAGAACGCCACCAAGCTGTCCACCATACGCATGAAGCTGGAGGAGAAGCGTCGTCGCATTGAGCAGGACAAGCGGAAGATCGAAATGGCCCTGCTCAGGCACCAGGAGAAG GAGGATCTGGAATCTTGTCCGGAGGTTATGAAGTGGGAAACCATGAGCAATGAATCGAAGCGCACGCCGGACATGGATCCCGTTGACTTGGACAAGTACCAGGTGGGTGAG CAAAGCATCGCCATCATGAACATGAATCTGCAGGATATCCAGCAGGATATCCACCGCCTGGCCACGCAGCAGAGCCAGATGCAGGCCCAGCACCTGCAGGCGCAGCAGCTCCTGCAGGCCCAGCAAATAGCCAATATGCTGAACCAG cagcaacagacgTATGGGTCGCAGCAGCACCTGTCTGACCACcactaccagcagcagcagagacccATGCAGCAAAGCTTTGGCTCATCGCCGCATCTTCCGCAGGCCTACAATGCCCCAGTCAGTGCGTACAGCTCCCGTCCGCCCAGCCGCGATCCCtatcagcagcaacaccagcagcagcagcccatgGCCATGCCCCAGCCGATGCAGTTCGTCAATGAGCACGGCCAGTACATGTCGCCGCCGCAGCCCTCCCACTACCAGCCGCAGAGCATCTACAGCGACAATGGAGCGCCCTACAACAACCACTCGCCGCACTACGGAGCGGCTGCTCCTCCGCAGTACAGGAGCAGTGTGGTCTTCGATGACTATGGCCAGCCCACGAACCACTTCTACCTGCATGAGTCCTcgccacaggcacagccacaggtCCATCCCCAGCGCCGCACCTGGGCGCactcagcagcagccgccgcctacgagcagcagcagcagatacagCAGCCGATGGTGGATGTGAATGCGTGGCagtcacagcagcagcagcaacagcaccaccagcagcagaagaaggcccAGCAGCCCTGGATGAACAGGCCTCCCTCCAGCGCGGGAGGAGCGGCCCAGGGCAGCTTTATGCTGCACCAGAACGGGGGAGGAGGTGCTggaggtggtggcggcggcggaggcgagCTCCAGCATCTGTTCCAGGTGCAGGCCTCGCCGCAGCACTCGCAGCGCCAGTTGGGTGGGGGGGCCAACGGGGTGCAGAGACAGCAGTCACTGACCAATCTGCGCGACAATCGCTCGCCCAAGTCCCAGCACCAGCCGCAGACCATGGGCATGGCCATGCAGCAGGAGGACATGATGGCACCGCAGAGCATTTGCTTCATtggcgacgaggaggatgtGGACGAGGTGGAGCGCAACATCATCGAGTCCATGCAGGCCACACGCATCTCGGACTTTgtgcttcagcagcagcagcaacagcaacatcaccagcagcaactgcaactgcagcagcagcagcagcgtctgcAGGGCGGAAGGGGCAGTAGTTCGGAGGACTACGACAGCGGCGAGATGATTTCCAACAAGCTGAACATCACCAGCGGAAATCTCACCTACCGCATACCTTCGCCCTCGCGCCCCTCCATTCAGGCCAACAGTTTCCAGGACCCGCGCGACAGCGAGGATCAGCCGGCCGAGAAGGGCTTCTACATCTCCTTCGACGACGACCAGCCCAAGCGTCCAAAGCCGCCGCTGCGCGCCAAGCGCTCGCCCAAGAAGGAGGCCCTGCCGTtgggcggcagcagcagcagcatccgggacagggacagcgTGGACCACCAGACTCTTCTCAAACGGGAGTCCCTAAGTCAACtgcacaacaacaataacaacaacggCAGCGAGGATGGCCACAAGTCAGCAGGGGCCAACAGGCACAGCATCCACGGCCTCAACCACTCCAACAGTGTCAAATCGCCCGGTAATGCCACCTACAACAAGTACACGGACGAGGCGCCCATCCAACTACGCCATCTGGCCGTATCGGGCTCGGATCCATTTGGCCATgagccacacccacatccacacccacagcccatgcagcagcagcccatgTCACCCACGCGAATCCAGCAGAGCAACAACAGTGCCGAGGCGGCCAAGAACAAGGCGCTGGTGATTGGAGCCGACGCCACCAACCTAGATCCG GAGTCTGTGGATGAAATGGAGCGACGAAAAGAGAAGATCATGCTGCTGTCCCTGCAGCGGcgtcagcagcaggaggaggccaaGGCACGCAAGGAGATAGAGGCCTCGCAGAAGCGGGAAAAGGAgcgggagaaggaggaggagcgcgcACGCAAGAAGGAGGATCAAATGGCGCGACGAGCGGCCATATTGGAACAGCATAGACTCAAGAAAGCCATCGAAGAGGCCGAAAGAGAG GGTAAAACCCTGGATCGGCCCGATCTGCATGTGAAACTGCAACCCCAGTCATCTAGTGCAACGAATCCGCGACTCCGGCAGCAGCGCACGACACGTCCCAGGCCCAAGACCATTCATGTGGACGATGCCAGTGTGGACATCAGTGAGGCTTCGAGCATCTCTAGTCGGGGCAAGAAGGGCTCCAGCTCGAATCTAACCG GCTACGGTCAACTAAGCTCAAATTCAATGAAAAGAGATTATTACAGGGGCTCGCAAGACTCCCTCACAGTGAAAG AGTCACCCGATGATTATCCCAGTACAAGTTCAACTCCGATTGGGCGACGGGGATCCTATAAAACTTCCAGAG AGCCAGCAGCCGTCGAGCGGGGCCGCACTCTGTCGCGTATCTCCGTCGCTAAGGGGAGCACACTTAATTTCCGGGGCCGAAAGTCCAATTCGCTAATGAATCTGTGCG ATTCGGGACTGGGACGCGCCACACCGCCGAGGCGCGCACCCTCGCCTGGAATGGGCGCTTCAGGTAGGCATATGCCATCCCCCTCTGGACCGGGCTCTTTGCCGCCAGGTTTGATATCGAAACGTCGCGGATTTGATGATGGATCCAGCGATTTCTCATTAACTCCGAATTTTAACATGGAATATTCGG GTCCAAAACTCTACAAGCAACCAGCGGCCAAATCCAATCGCGGCATTATACTGAATGCCGTCGAATACTGCGTCTTTCCGGGCGCCGTCAACCGTGAGGCCAAACAGAAAGTGCTCGAGAAGATAGCACGCTCGGAGGCGAAACACTTCCTAGTACTCTTCCGCGATGCGGGCTGCCAGTTCCGCGCCCTCTACAGCTACATGCCCGAGTCCGGGGACCAGGTGACCAAGCTGTACGGCACCGGACCTAGTCAAGTAGACGAAGTCATGTTCGATAAGTTCTTCAA ATACAACTCAGGGGGCAAGTGCTTCTCGCAAGTGCACACCAAGCATCTGACCGTCACCATCGACGCCTTCACAATACACAACTCGCTCTGGCAGGGCAAGCGGGTGCAGTTGCCCAGCAAAAAGGACATGGCGCTTGTGATCTAA